TTACTAATACGTACAATTTTATTAGTAGATTTCTTAAATAGAAAATACCCTATGTGCCTTCTTCTCTGCAGATACTACCTGCTTAAAAAAACTCgtcaaaatcagttcagccgTTCTAAACATTAGCCtggccaaaaataaaaattttaaaaacctttgTTTGTGTTATCTTGACTCTCATCTAATCATCTGGGTAGTCATTTCTAAATCACTGATACTAAACCTTTGTTTATTTGGATATAGATTATGTAAATATTGAGAACACgactaaatatttacataatctATATCCAAATAAACAAAGGTTTAGTATCAGTAGAATAGTATCTAAAAGAATACTTTGGCtcattcaataattattacatattGCTCTTTactttaactgcctcgttggtcaagtGGTTTGATGTTCAACAACGGATCAGTAGGTTTTAGGTTTGAATCTAAGGTCGGGCTGAATCTTggtaggtattgggtttttctgttcaAAATATTCTCATTACCAGCCCCGAGTGAAAAAATGGGCGGTCAATATGCGTGCCTCGTAAAGTACGCTAAGAAGCCGCGCCGGTCCCGATTAGCATCCCGGTCGTTAAGGCCCACCAACACACATTGTAGCAGTGTGGTGGTTTCATGCCCTataaccctctctcctatgagaggcgAGGCTGGAACCCAGATGTGTGACGCTAACAGGCTCAAGGTGGATATCTCTCTTTACATTAGAGACTTTACGTATCTATAACATTCAGCGAAGTCTTGTAAATTGTAAACCGACACAGGATTAAgttgaaagtgtttttttttaccaataggcatctatgatgttcggaagtatctagtacatgtatgttataagtatttatatagtatttaattatcttagtaggtacacataacacaagctacgcttactttggcgacttgatggcgatgtgtgtattgtctactTTAtccaaaatatatgttattttagCTGAAATCAAAGGTATTGTTAGTATAAGTTgccaattatatttttaaaaattatttcccgcgaaaacgctctCCGTGTCATGGTCTCACTCAAGACGTCATAGGCAAAATAGAACTATAAAAGGAAGTCattgttccatagctaaagattatcgtcatcatgcctattaaatagtttatattgcaagtaaggtttttttaagaaactaaaGAATAATTGTGATAGCTAGGCGTTATTGATGGCAAGTCGTTTTTCTTTTACAAAACTTTTTTGATCCCATAATCCTCGCAGTAGACGGCGAAAATTTCATAAATCAATCAAACTTCCAAAGAAAGATCATAACTCCCACGCAACGAGTCTTCTGGAAAACTTAAATTACTCTTTTTCCGCATTAGGTACGAGTGCGAAAAATCTTCTTGACGGGCCGAGAAATTGATGGTGTCGAAAAAATGGGCGAGTCTAAATCCGGCGAACTTTTTACGTCAGCCGAGTTTCACTTAAACGAGTTCCTACATCCATTTCGAAGTTGGTCGTATACGGCGGGCTGACAAATTTTAATGAACCTAAGCGGGCCGCTAATGTCTGCGACTTGCGTAATGGGAAAACTTGGCAGCCTCCGCCCCGTTTTAGAAGGAATTCGCCGAGGATTTTTGCCTTAAACGCGTAGATACAACCCACAAAGTTGCGATTGTTTTCAAGCACATTCACAAAAGTCAATGAAACAATTAATACTTCAgacatattttatacctactcgtaACTTATTTTGAATGAACATATGTTTATTGGCTCGTTTTCCAGTCAGCATTTCGATTACGGATCACAGTGTCCAGGGTTCGATGCCAGGTTGATGAGCCACgtaatgtctcttaaaaagttgaaagtctgttttaaacgtaagcttatagaaaagttctattttagtataaaggatgaggtacgtaatcgataaaaagcatgggtgtgaattattggtctaaccaggttgctcttctaataatttaaaatgacaatgtgagatggtgataaccaaaaaaaaacactcggctaagtttgttgtgggctcctaCTTAGACCTGGACCAGGAcgctttggaaccctcgtagctttagttttaagtttacaaatattgGTTATGACCATCAtcacactaccgtgtacacatttaaGCATCAAAAATGcaatctatgggcctacttgaataaaaatatttttgaccgTGACTTTGGttgtattttgtgaaataaattcCCTGTACCGCTACGAAGAGCACGTTAATTCGCCGCGATTATAATGACTAGTAACGGATAATACCTAATCGTAAAagtccgccaacccgcattggaacaggtccaatttaaaaacaaatatcccGCGTTAATATCAAAGAGATGTAAAACTTAACATCGCAAAATTTTATacgttttttatacaaataaaacttacaCTATTATGTTCGAactgagttacttgccggctcAGTGAAATttgccttacgaaccggtggtagagccactacaaacagacttacttaacatctcaaaagtgcttataaaccaAGCCTACtggaaatgaataaattttgaatttaagtgaAGATGGTACAGAGACAGCATGAATACTTAATTAGAGTAGAAGTAGTAATTTCAATATTAGATTACTCGTAATTATAAAGATGTGCCGTTTATTAATAGTGGGCTCTCGTTCTgtataaaaccttttttgtcCACCTCGCAAAATAAACGATTGTATCGTTAATATAAAATTCTACCAATATCTATCATGTCTGTATGTATCACTACTAAGGATAGGATTTGCTGGTTTGAACGcaatctttttataaaaagattttcattaattttccgCTATAATATTTCTGCataagtaatgttttaaaatgttttcaaaccAAAGATATAACAAATACATACggaaaaattgcaaaatttgaAAAACTCGCTTGGCTCactcaaaaatgttttaattcacaCAATTACATTTTGAAATTGTATTATACCCCTTCAACAATAAAATGCGCAATCATTTTAGCGTGTGCCATTCGAACTCTTTCATCGTTCGAACGGTgtacattacattataaatttagACGTGGTCGTTCTATGACCAGCGAAAAAACGTAGGGACCACATGATTGTGATTTAAACAGCGAACCCCCGGTTAAAGGCGGCGTTGGAGTCATCCATCATACGCTTTACATATGTTTGAATAAAGCTCGTGGGAAAACGATTTCCTCTCAGAAGTTAAAGCGGCGTTCTGCAGCTACGTAGGGTGACCACGGCTTTGTGTGCGTGACCTTTGGCCGACCGTAATTAGTggtcttttgttttgttttggctGTCAGTTGTCCTAGATTAGACTACTGTTTTCTGTGCGGGCGttggtttaaattataaaataaatcattatacCTACAGCAAGTTTTATACATGTACGTTCTAAAtctttttcattataattaaaaaaaataatgagcaTAACGAAAACCcacataaatatactttattccGATTTTGAAGTGacgttttaagaaaaaaaaagtaaggaaAAATACATTGGAAACTTGAAATATGTCATCAGGttgaaacaaagaaaatatgaaggttttacattatttgatattttaaaacatacttttgtttacatttatatttattttaagacagctaagaaatatatttaattcccaactttcaatataatatccattattctactagtcaaggaTATTTATTTGGTACACACATTAAATGagctatgaaaaaaatattattttgacgtTATGTTGTGGCGGCCGTCTTGGTTTTGAAATATGTCATAGTTATTGAGAGAGTTCTGACAAAATATGCAATCCGCCATTTTcccaattttcatcaaacatcgCTCACTCAATCAAACTTCTAAAGAAAGGAAAACTCCCGACTGATTTAACTTTCGAACAAAAAAGCAAATTCttaatcggttcatccgttcgggatatacacacacacacacatacacatatgcacacacacacatcacacacatacacatatgcACACTCATACGcatcaaacataatataacacCCTGTTCTTGCGTTTTGCGagtcaaaaaatatacaaaaatattttaccaaaaAATCAATGAAAATTATACAAGTAAGTGTTGTCTCAAAATCTTCACCTTTTCAAGATGATGACCTACAAGGGTGCATTAGAgcggcgtggtgggtctatgatcTAAAACTGGGAGAGACGAGgactgtgcccagcagtgggtcgTTGAATCGTCCTCACTCTTCTAGCACTCCTATCCAGCAATGGGGACATGAATAGACTAAGGATTATGAAAGCAAGCTGAGTTTACATTTATACGACAGTCCTGAACTATAGCCGTATCATGGTGCACATATTACAAATAGCGGATTAGGGCAGTTTAGCAAACAAGGCGTCACTGGCGTGTGCCGGCACCCTTACAGCTAATGCCGTATTAATGTCTATTAGAAGCCGCCCTTTGTTCTGGCCTAGAGTTGACGATTTATTCAGATTTATTAAACTAAGCCGACGTGCTAAGCCGCCGGCTCACGCACGAGACGGCGATACAAACAAAAGTCAAGTAGGTACTGCGATTGTACGATTGCGCccgtaaataaacaatataagtTGTTAATCGTGTAGTAATTTCGAATTAGTTTTTATCACACGATAAAGTTAAATGGTTGATACcacaatataaataactagctgttgcccgccacTTCATCTTTTTGTATGGGTtctttaaaattactgtaactttCAGGTTATTTTCATGTGATGTGTAAACCTGTAATATGCAACCCTACTTTAATAAGGCTCATAACAAATAATGCCTATTTTCACTTAACATAGACATCGCCCAAAATCGAATACTTAATCATGTAGgtgatgtctatagaaaataaACGTTTCACCAATTCTTAGGTGATCATTATTGGTGAATGGTTGACGTACCTTTGCCTATggatctccttagattaggcgttacttatttaggaattgccttgttcatcgttagtgaaaacgggcattagtagTACAAACCTCTTCGGGTAAATAACCGATTGAGGAGAAGCtggtttaaagatattttgcTATATAATTGTGATGGTCAATATGGAAAAAATCCTGCAATCCTAATAGTTAGACACTAATTTCTATTagacttttttaaacaaaactctTTTGACGTTCTCTAACAATACATCGCCTGCAAAACCTTAAGAGCAATTACATTGATTTGAGGTGGGAACATACTAAATGCGATTGCTGTGATAATTTGCAGCTTCAGTGCAATCAAATTCGAATCACTCTTAATTCAAATACAGCGGGCACTATTGATGCATTCGAACATGGTAATTTCATAAATCATAAATCGACTAAATTGGCTTTAGTCGATTTAGTATTACACTTAATATTACCTTATGGCAAATATTCTGTAACTTTTCAATAGTTATTCACCGTTAGTTCGTATTTGAAAACAGAAAACAGTTCCTCAATTAACAAAAACTAAGCAGGGTATTTCTATTTTTGTTGCCACCTCAcatgtaattaaatatctaaataattatttattagcattAATATTTCCCAAGTTTCTTTTTGATTGAATTCTTTAGGCCttaatagattattttaataagcttacgtttaattaaagcatttgtatgttatgtataatatatcttTTGGAATAGGTATCTAAACCTACTGAATTTAATCTATAGAAATTTCCACAAAACAATCTCATTACCGGCGTTTCACTTTACACTTCCTGCCCATTCGTGTGCAATCTGTAGTGTGCAAATCCGTTAATCTCATTTTGGCGGGTAGTCGAGACGCACGTGGCGCCACGTGGCGGCAAATCAAACTAATCTCGGGCCCGTACGCGGCGGCGGGCGAAGCGCGTGCGCGGCGTAGATAAGGCCAAGAAACGCCATTCATCCTCGGTTCTTTTGTCGTGAACaatcacatatttatttatgatatttgctACAAGTAACCTGCCACCCCTACGCGTTAATGCCCCCAGCCTAGCTAACTGAAGCGTTCCTATTGTTAAGCGTTGATATCCTAACATAACGTTTTGATAAAATAGTAATATGAAGAAGTAATTTTATGATTTTGAGATACTTTAAATTTGTTaggaaataatatactaatttattgtttattgaatGAGCTGACGCTATATTGTTATTACTTTACTATATACTCAcgtgctatacaataataatattataagtgcaaAGAatatgtttgttagtttgtttccTACCATGCTCAACCATTGCATCGATATTAACGAGATTTGGCGCAGAGATAGACTACACTCTGAAAACAGGCTAAGAATAGATGGACTTTTATCTCGGAAGAAAAGACCGGGGTCCGTTTCTTCCGGATAGCATCTTTTAAtacatttatctttatttatattatagtaattttatctACGAAAACGGTCTCAGTGGCCAGCCTCAGAACATGTTCAGACGCTCCGGGATCTTCTAAAAACGTACCGATGCTTGCTTAAGCAACGCCTTGTGAGATTTTCTCCGAACCTCATGGCCTTCGTTGTGTGGTACGACAAGCTTGTACCACAGCTACATAGCCGTCGCGTCGTTGATGTTTGTATGTCAAAAACTATCTTACTTACAGAAACAGATATTCGTTTCCCCCACTGCAGGCCAAATCAAGCTGTATTCTAAGCGAGTAACATACACAGTAGTAGTACAGAtctacaaattttttttttttaaaataagccaGCAGAAAAATGCTATCGCGCTACCTTTTCCCAGTTATATAAAATCTGTagccactaatcggtttctacgcggcattgtaGCTGAACATTTATTCGGTTAAACGGCTCAGACTTTAAGGCCACAGCGACCATACCGAAGCGCCATGGAGGCGTCGcgttgtatataaataagaaataaatacagtGCTTTTGAAGTGATTGTTGCATGCAGCATGTTCACACGAGCTGCCCTGTTCATTGTCAATAGTTACAATCCTATTAACTACCGATAAAATTTAAGTAACTGTAGTAATGTATCTTACAATTtccttataaaaataactataacgATATTAAACCGTCCTCTAGGTATTTATCCTACGTATTTATCTATGGGCTACTGTCACTTTGACAGCGGGCAACGAATAAATCATTGACGTCAGTCAATTTGACAAACTTGACAGCAAAAGAAAATTCATCAGACAAGTAAACAACTCACGACTTTTAATTTACTTCTAGTATCGTGAATAATAACTTGTACCTACCTAACGGGAGTTGGAAGCACAGAAGggaaataaaacttggtatcaACCATTTAGATTTTATAAGCAATGGGGGAGGAAGACGAATACGCGTGTGTCAACAGAGCACAGTTAAAAATCAAGGACAATTCTggaataaagaagaaaaagaagaagaaatcaaGTAACAAAGAAACTGAGAAAATAATCGAGAATGAAGTGAAGCAACAAATCAAACAACAAGCCAACATTGAAACCAAGACCAAAGCTGAATTGGCATTCCAGAAGATGCAGGAGAAAATGGTAATATTATAACAGCTtgatataagtaataatataagtaaatttgTACAGTCAAACGGCAGGCTAATTTTTAACTGTTTGACTGCCAACTTTTTGTGATTAATAGATTGTTTGTGGTTTAACAAATAAGCTTTAggtaaaacattaaacattccAAATCCAAAAAATGGCATGTAAGCCCATTGCATACAGGTCATAAAAAATACTAGGAACAGATCCTGCCCAATGTGTCGTAGGCCTCCAAAGACATGGGCAAACCCCAAATCTGTATGCGAGATCTCACTTGAAATAGACTACAATAAACATtgtatctaatatatatatttttttttaattttcagaagAAGCAAAGAATCCAACAAAAAGCGGAGATGACACATAAACAGAGGGTTGAGAAGTTCAATCAACACCTTGACAGTCTTACGGAGCACTTCGATATACCCAAAGTATCTTGGACTAagtaaatcatatttattttgttaactttatattgtaaggtataaatttgtaataaatattacttataaaaatataactcaaaaaatccaaataagtTGTTTGTAtgaaatcaatattataaaatactaatactGTGGAATCTCCATAACTTGAACCTCGTTAAGTCAAAATCCTTAGTAAGTCGACAAAATTGCCATTCTTTTCCGCTGAATACCTAAATACGCTGCATCttgaattatttatactttgtaaCTCGAACAAAATGTTATTTCCCTACaaagtattgatgatacatatttTTACTAACTCTAATTTCAAAAAGGAATTTGGGGTTTGTTGCTTCTaatctattgtttttgtttCGTACACGTGCAACAAATGAATACATTCATGAAACTTTCTAAGTAAAACAGAAATCGCGCCTCTGTAAGTTGAAATTTCAGCAGTTAAGTCATATGTATCTCGAAGTTCTTGTTAAGTCGAAAACTTGTTAACTCGAATTTTTTTGCATTTCCCTTGACATTCGAGTTATAGAGATTCCACTGTACAAGCATAACTATtatataaagaacataactAGAGAAAAATCAGTGTTTAATACTCAACATTAATGAATTACTTCAATAATGCTCAATAAAATCTcttgttttacaataaactttgtatacatttaGTAAATTTAACTCTGTAACTAAACCCCCTTCATATCAAAAGTTAATTTGACTGGTGGCAATTGTAATACGGCTTAGGCTGAAGCACTTTTCTACTTATCACTAATTCCTCTACTAGACCGTTCAAAAGTGTAAgtaaatgatgcagtcttagataaTAGTGAGTTAATTTGTTGAAATTATTGCAGATGATAATAAATCTACTTTTAATTGCTGCATTGGCATCATCCGGCATTAGGATAATAACTAGGCACGTTTAAATCCTTCTACCCGATTTCACcagcaaaatattaaaatattaaatttcttaatcaTCACCGGGTTCAAACCCAGGGCCTCCCTCTTACGAGAACACTGCGCCGGGAAGGTTGTTTAAAATACAGATTACCATCAGGCGAGTTTGCAGCCAAGCACTGcaaaataggtatatttaaaaaaaacttatttttataattggaGCAGTGCATTATAGACGATAGTGATTTAGACAGTCGACTGGCGTAGTAGgtagcgaccgtgctt
The genomic region above belongs to Pararge aegeria chromosome 8, ilParAegt1.1, whole genome shotgun sequence and contains:
- the LOC120626069 gene encoding protein FAM32A, which gives rise to MGEEDEYACVNRAQLKIKDNSGIKKKKKKKSSNKETEKIIENEVKQQIKQQANIETKTKAELAFQKMQEKMKKQRIQQKAEMTHKQRVEKFNQHLDSLTEHFDIPKVSWTK